Proteins co-encoded in one Spirosoma endbachense genomic window:
- a CDS encoding ABC transporter ATP-binding protein, whose product MITLKNIEKVYRTSSIETLALTNINLDIRAGEFISIMGPSGCGKSTLMNLMGLLDAPSQGSVEIGGQAVTHYRDKELAQLRNQKIGFIFQSFHLINDLSVLDNVEIPLLYRKGDATGASRRELARQALERVGLSNRIKHFPNQLSGGQKQRVAIARAIVGRPDIILADEPTGNLDSGMGNEIMAILQQLNTDGSTIVMVTHDESMAKKTHRLVRLFDGSMVGDSSIGQGALSMETGIGRVFPSEEQSTL is encoded by the coding sequence ATGATTACGCTCAAAAACATCGAAAAAGTCTACCGGACCAGCAGCATCGAGACGCTGGCGCTGACGAACATCAACCTCGACATTCGGGCTGGTGAGTTTATTTCTATCATGGGGCCAAGCGGCTGCGGCAAATCGACCCTAATGAACCTGATGGGCCTGTTAGACGCACCCAGCCAGGGCAGCGTTGAAATTGGTGGTCAGGCTGTAACGCATTATCGCGACAAAGAACTGGCTCAGCTCAGGAACCAGAAAATTGGCTTTATTTTCCAGAGCTTTCACCTGATCAACGACTTATCGGTACTCGATAATGTCGAGATTCCATTGCTCTACCGGAAAGGCGATGCTACGGGCGCGTCACGTCGGGAACTGGCGCGTCAGGCGCTTGAGCGTGTGGGGTTGAGCAACCGGATAAAGCACTTTCCGAACCAGTTATCGGGTGGGCAGAAACAGCGGGTTGCCATTGCCCGTGCGATTGTTGGTCGTCCTGATATTATTCTGGCCGATGAACCGACCGGAAACCTCGACAGCGGGATGGGAAATGAAATTATGGCCATTCTCCAGCAACTCAATACCGACGGTAGCACGATTGTTATGGTAACGCACGATGAATCGATGGCCAAAAAAACGCATCGGCTTGTACGGCTGTTCGACGGATCGATGGTGGGAGACTCCAGCATTGGACAAGGAGCTCTGAGCATGGAGACCGGTATTGGGCGTGTCTTCCCATCGGAAGAACAATCAACTTTATAG
- a CDS encoding ABC transporter permease yields the protein MLINYIKIAWKVLLRHPFYTFITLFGISLTLTVLMVLTSFLDHLIGSHYPETKRDRSLYIMQMLQTDSSRSSRSMGPMSFKFLTDYAKSLKTPERVTLCTFINSSNAYVGSQKIKLNTKFTDADFWQVTDFEFLEGKPYNEQNIANGDYVAVITDDFKNHYFGNTTESVIGKDVEIENIHYKVIGVVKGSPVTRPFTYADVYFPYTTPKSNYQRSGFRGGYVAILLAKNKSDLKAIQDEFQSHINRIPLPGNQDGFKYSVLEVKSDPYLENFIGTLLDGGPGLRTIFFGVIGFIMFMLMGLPAINLVNINVSRIMERASEIGIRKAFGAPVKALVWQFIVENIFITFIGGAIALVLTFMIIQLINNSGWIAYADLTINMNVFIISLLVCLVFGLLSGVLPALRMSKLNIAEALKA from the coding sequence ATGTTAATCAACTACATAAAAATCGCCTGGAAGGTCCTGCTACGGCATCCGTTCTATACCTTCATTACACTCTTTGGCATTAGCCTTACCTTAACAGTGCTGATGGTGCTAACCTCCTTTCTCGACCATCTGATTGGAAGTCACTATCCAGAAACCAAACGGGATCGGTCGCTTTATATCATGCAGATGCTCCAGACCGATTCGAGCAGAAGTTCGAGAAGTATGGGTCCTATGAGCTTCAAATTTCTGACAGACTATGCTAAATCGCTGAAAACGCCGGAAAGGGTAACACTCTGCACCTTCATCAACAGTTCGAACGCCTATGTAGGCTCCCAGAAAATAAAGCTTAATACCAAATTTACGGATGCTGATTTCTGGCAGGTAACTGACTTTGAATTTCTGGAGGGGAAACCCTATAATGAACAAAATATAGCGAATGGTGACTATGTAGCGGTGATTACCGACGATTTTAAAAATCACTATTTTGGTAATACGACAGAATCGGTCATTGGTAAGGATGTTGAAATTGAGAACATTCACTATAAGGTAATCGGTGTGGTAAAAGGTAGCCCCGTTACCCGGCCGTTTACGTATGCAGATGTTTATTTTCCATATACGACTCCCAAAAGTAATTATCAGCGGTCTGGATTTCGGGGCGGTTATGTAGCGATATTATTAGCCAAAAATAAATCTGACCTGAAAGCGATTCAGGATGAATTTCAAAGTCATATAAACCGGATTCCATTACCTGGCAATCAGGATGGGTTTAAGTACTCGGTACTGGAGGTAAAAAGTGATCCTTATCTGGAAAACTTCATTGGCACCCTTTTAGATGGTGGCCCCGGCCTGAGGACCATATTTTTTGGCGTCATTGGCTTTATTATGTTCATGCTTATGGGTTTACCGGCCATCAATCTGGTAAACATAAACGTTAGTCGAATTATGGAACGGGCGTCAGAAATAGGCATACGAAAAGCATTTGGTGCACCCGTAAAAGCGCTTGTGTGGCAATTTATTGTCGAAAACATTTTCATCACATTCATCGGTGGGGCCATTGCACTCGTGCTCACGTTTATGATCATCCAGCTCATCAATAACAGCGGATGGATCGCATATGCCGATCTAACGATCAACATGAACGTATTCATTATCAGCCTATTGGTGTGTCTCGTATTCGGACTCTTATCGGGTGTGCTACCGGCCTTGCGTATGTCGAAACTTAATATTGCCGAAGCCCTTAAAGCTTAA
- a CDS encoding ABC transporter permease yields MIRHLFKLIWNKKKTHALLMIEIWASFMVLFGLASLIVYNVGNYTKPLGFEYKNVWAISLKSNQDTTNVEQKIQRALQQLKTYADVESATRMSSNFPFSANSMNNGVEYNKKKIMADFYVTDDNFAKTLDIPMAAGKWYRNADSIGKYTPVIINQKAKEGLFGDENPMGKIIGERFKVVGTVNTFKAKGEFMADKPAVFELLNAKSPWNDLLLIRVKPGTDAVFEAKIVKNITSMLTGWSVEVDHLADSRKNQHNLTLVPVIIFLIVCSFLLINVALGLFGILNLSIAKRRSEIGLRRALGATEKGISTQFIGEIWVLATFGMLIGLLFAAQFPLLNVFDLHANVYITAIVVSIIVIYLIVTLCALFPSRQAATIQPAVALHEE; encoded by the coding sequence ATGATCCGTCATCTTTTCAAATTAATCTGGAACAAGAAGAAAACCCACGCTCTGCTGATGATAGAGATCTGGGCTTCGTTTATGGTCCTCTTTGGGCTGGCCTCACTGATTGTCTATAATGTCGGCAATTACACGAAACCTTTAGGTTTTGAGTACAAAAATGTTTGGGCAATCAGTCTGAAAAGTAATCAGGACACTACCAATGTCGAGCAGAAAATTCAACGAGCCCTGCAACAGTTAAAGACATACGCCGATGTAGAATCCGCTACGAGAATGAGTAGTAATTTCCCATTTTCAGCAAACTCAATGAACAATGGGGTAGAGTACAACAAAAAAAAGATAATGGCTGATTTTTACGTAACTGACGATAATTTCGCCAAAACACTCGATATTCCCATGGCTGCCGGGAAGTGGTACCGAAATGCTGACAGCATCGGTAAATACACGCCCGTTATCATCAATCAAAAGGCGAAAGAAGGCCTGTTTGGTGATGAAAACCCAATGGGCAAGATCATTGGCGAACGTTTTAAGGTAGTAGGCACGGTTAATACCTTTAAGGCGAAAGGCGAATTTATGGCTGATAAACCCGCCGTATTTGAATTATTAAATGCCAAAAGTCCCTGGAACGATTTGCTGCTTATTCGGGTAAAACCCGGTACGGACGCCGTGTTTGAAGCTAAAATTGTGAAGAATATTACATCGATGCTGACAGGATGGAGTGTAGAAGTTGATCATCTGGCCGATTCCCGAAAAAACCAGCATAATCTTACACTCGTGCCTGTCATAATTTTTCTGATCGTGTGTAGCTTTCTGCTGATCAATGTTGCCCTGGGCCTATTTGGTATTCTCAATCTGAGCATTGCTAAACGGCGGAGCGAAATAGGATTACGTCGGGCATTGGGGGCTACAGAAAAAGGGATTTCGACACAGTTCATTGGTGAAATTTGGGTGCTGGCCACCTTTGGAATGCTGATTGGTTTGTTATTTGCCGCTCAATTCCCACTCCTGAACGTATTTGATTTACACGCAAATGTCTATATAACAGCCATTGTCGTTTCAATCATAGTCATCTACCTGATCGTTACGCTCTGTGCCTTATTCCCAAGCCGACAGGCCGCAACCATTCAACCAGCCGTAGCGCTTCATGAAGAATGA
- a CDS encoding sigma-54-dependent transcriptional regulator, translating into MLLIIDDDIAIQTSLSLLFRKEGFTVRTADGPFDTFEILQEETPEVILLDMNFSVDTSGDDGLRLLRRIRERLPDVPVILITGWGSIDLAVEGMKAGAKDFITKPWQNDYLVQSVRTALNLAQSDPVSPDRRELDQQFSFDNIVGEDPTLLTILKTVGRVAPTDAPVLITGESGTGKELIAEAIHQNSRRKRQPFVKVNLGGISSTLFESELFGHIRGAFTDARTDRVGRFELANKGSIFLDEIGDLDPASQVKLLRVLQDRTFEPLGSSKSRTVDVRVICATNRNLEDMVAKGLFREDLLYRINLIMVRLPSLRERPNDIARLATFFVNNLKTLYGRPDLHIGKEAMNWLKTLSLPGNIRQLKNVVERTVLLAHNDKLMIADFEQNLTVSPKLQASRSLPEVGTMTLEEMEYQMIQQAMAFHNNRVAKVARALGITRFALYRRLEKFGIPYTTEE; encoded by the coding sequence ATGCTCCTCATCATCGACGACGATATTGCCATCCAGACGTCTCTTTCCCTCCTGTTCAGGAAAGAAGGGTTCACGGTACGTACGGCCGACGGGCCTTTTGATACCTTCGAGATTTTGCAGGAGGAAACGCCGGAAGTCATTCTGTTGGATATGAATTTCTCCGTCGATACCTCCGGTGATGATGGCTTACGCTTGCTCCGCCGGATTCGGGAGCGCCTGCCGGATGTACCAGTCATTCTGATTACCGGATGGGGCAGCATCGACCTCGCCGTAGAGGGCATGAAAGCCGGAGCCAAAGACTTCATTACCAAGCCCTGGCAGAATGATTACCTGGTTCAGTCGGTCAGAACGGCCCTAAACCTGGCCCAGTCAGATCCGGTCTCACCCGATCGTCGGGAGCTTGATCAGCAATTTTCATTTGATAACATCGTTGGCGAAGATCCAACCCTGTTAACTATTCTGAAAACCGTTGGACGCGTGGCACCTACCGATGCTCCTGTACTCATTACGGGCGAGAGTGGTACGGGCAAAGAACTCATTGCAGAAGCCATTCACCAGAACAGCCGACGAAAACGACAGCCGTTTGTCAAAGTTAATCTGGGCGGTATTTCATCGACACTGTTTGAAAGCGAACTATTCGGGCATATTCGTGGTGCTTTTACCGATGCCCGAACCGACCGCGTAGGGCGATTTGAACTGGCCAACAAAGGCAGTATTTTTCTGGACGAAATCGGTGACCTTGACCCAGCCAGTCAGGTAAAATTACTACGTGTATTGCAGGATCGGACGTTCGAGCCGCTGGGTAGCAGCAAAAGTCGAACGGTTGATGTGCGGGTGATCTGCGCGACGAACCGAAACCTGGAGGATATGGTCGCCAAAGGGTTATTTCGGGAAGATTTGCTGTACCGGATCAACCTCATCATGGTTCGGCTACCTTCCCTACGCGAACGGCCGAACGACATTGCAAGGCTGGCGACTTTTTTTGTCAACAACCTGAAAACGCTCTACGGACGACCTGATCTGCACATCGGCAAAGAAGCGATGAACTGGCTCAAAACGCTGTCATTACCGGGCAACATTCGCCAGTTGAAAAATGTCGTAGAGCGAACGGTGCTGCTGGCCCACAACGACAAATTAATGATCGCTGACTTCGAACAAAACCTCACTGTGAGTCCCAAACTCCAGGCTTCCCGTTCACTGCCCGAAGTAGGAACCATGACGCTCGAAGAAATGGAATACCAAATGATTCAACAGGCGATGGCTTTTCATAACAATCGGGTTGCCAAAGTTGCCAGAGCGCTGGGCATTACTCGTTTTGCACTCTACCGCCGATTAGAGAAATTTGGCATTCCCTACACAACTGAGGAATGA
- a CDS encoding sensor histidine kinase codes for MNLRLRTRYLLYIITVHLALVALIGWVLREQKALFIASEVLILISVYVAIRIYRAFQQPSEFIASGIEAIRDKDFTVKFVPTGNYEVDELITVYNLMIDQLRQERTRQVEQQFFLNKLIEAAPIAILIFDFDDRIASVNPRACQLLGMQPEAMLMKRLAELGYSLLAQMADLADGESRVMKPNGIETYKVLRSNFIDRGFRRSFLIIEELTPEILASEKKAYSKVIRMMAHEVNNSIGAVNSILSVTESELPDSELKRAVRVAIDRNDRLNRFMRRFADVVRLPQPNLAPSDMAELTRNVVRLMQPQAEASNVALTITAPDTPVMHPVDLGQLEQVLVNIVKNAIEACEPGNRVEVLITPSHLIIRDNGAPIPEDVVANLFNPFYSTRPNGQGIGLTLTREILLNHGFSFSLQTEPDGWTVFAISWARAIG; via the coding sequence ATGAATTTACGCCTGCGTACGCGTTACCTGCTTTACATTATCACGGTTCATCTCGCGCTGGTCGCTTTAATCGGCTGGGTATTGAGAGAACAAAAAGCATTGTTTATTGCCTCAGAGGTTCTGATTCTGATTTCAGTATACGTTGCCATTCGTATTTATCGGGCGTTTCAGCAGCCGTCGGAATTCATTGCGTCAGGAATCGAAGCGATTCGGGATAAAGACTTTACCGTCAAATTCGTGCCGACTGGTAATTACGAAGTCGATGAGTTGATCACGGTCTATAATCTGATGATTGACCAGCTTCGGCAGGAGCGCACCCGGCAGGTTGAGCAGCAGTTCTTCCTAAATAAACTGATCGAAGCCGCTCCAATTGCCATACTGATCTTTGATTTCGACGATCGAATTGCATCCGTTAATCCAAGGGCCTGCCAACTTCTGGGAATGCAACCCGAAGCAATGCTCATGAAACGGTTGGCTGAGCTGGGTTACTCCTTGCTTGCTCAAATGGCCGATCTGGCCGACGGCGAGTCGCGGGTGATGAAGCCCAACGGGATTGAAACCTACAAAGTACTTCGGTCAAACTTCATCGATCGGGGATTCCGCCGATCGTTTCTGATCATTGAAGAGTTAACGCCTGAGATTCTGGCTTCTGAAAAGAAAGCATACAGCAAAGTAATTCGGATGATGGCACACGAGGTCAATAACTCCATTGGGGCCGTAAACTCCATTCTGAGCGTGACAGAATCCGAACTACCCGACTCTGAGTTAAAACGCGCCGTTCGGGTAGCGATCGACCGCAACGATCGGCTCAATCGCTTCATGCGTCGCTTTGCCGACGTTGTGCGGCTACCTCAGCCTAACCTGGCTCCCAGCGATATGGCTGAGTTAACGCGTAACGTTGTGCGGCTTATGCAACCACAGGCTGAAGCCAGTAATGTGGCGCTAACCATCACGGCTCCCGATACTCCGGTTATGCACCCCGTCGATTTAGGGCAACTGGAACAGGTACTGGTCAACATTGTCAAGAATGCGATTGAGGCTTGTGAGCCAGGCAATCGTGTAGAAGTCCTGATTACACCCAGTCACCTGATCATTCGAGATAATGGTGCTCCTATTCCAGAGGATGTAGTAGCTAATTTATTCAACCCTTTTTATAGTACCCGCCCCAACGGACAGGGCATCGGCCTGACCCTAACACGGGAGATTTTACTTAATCATGGCTTTTCGTTTTCACTACAAACCGAGCCAGATGGATGGACCGTTTTCGCCATTTCCTGGGCTAGAGCAATTGGTTGA
- a CDS encoding c-type cytochrome domain-containing protein: MNKLIFLQANAAQPSDWVLFFGHFHPLIVHLPIGFLLIAGLLEIDRLTRRNSVSPHTITLILFWSAVSATMACVFGYMLSLGGGYDTETLNNHKWEGIGVAAFAWIAWAVKSENLGRVIPFAQLMYLPALGVSLLLLLAAGHQGGNLTHGSDFLTQYAPGPLRTLAGLPPKQKEFKAEPITDVNQAMVYKQIINPILQTRCVQCHNADKSKAGLRLDSPEMIKKGYEDGPVFVAGKSSTSEMVKVCLLPEEDDHHMPPKGKSQLSEGQIALLTWWIDQGASFDKKVSELAVNDAIKPVLASLGGSGSTNASSGSGIAAGPAPESPVLTMKVPAADPRVIEELKKTGLLVLPLSKEQNQLEVSAVNARTYNDAQAALLPKLSNQIVWLKLGETDISDATLAQLSKLKNLQKLHLEQTKITDAGLKQLKGLANLEYLNLYGTAVTDAGLAELTTLKNLKTVYLWQTKVTAQGLATLKQAMPKLDVVGGIDEQAVAAFAKANSASEKPEESKKN, translated from the coding sequence ATGAATAAACTGATTTTTTTGCAGGCGAATGCTGCTCAGCCCTCGGACTGGGTATTGTTTTTTGGCCATTTCCATCCGCTGATTGTCCACCTGCCGATTGGGTTTTTGCTCATTGCGGGCTTGCTCGAAATTGACCGTCTGACTCGCCGTAATTCGGTTAGTCCCCATACAATTACCCTGATTTTATTCTGGTCGGCGGTAAGTGCAACGATGGCGTGCGTGTTTGGTTATATGCTTTCTCTGGGCGGAGGCTATGACACCGAAACGCTCAATAACCATAAATGGGAGGGGATTGGCGTAGCAGCGTTTGCCTGGATTGCCTGGGCTGTAAAATCGGAGAATCTGGGCCGGGTGATCCCGTTTGCCCAATTGATGTATCTGCCTGCTCTGGGCGTATCGCTGCTGTTGTTGCTGGCAGCTGGGCATCAGGGCGGAAACCTGACCCACGGTTCGGATTTCCTGACTCAGTATGCACCCGGACCACTGAGAACACTGGCTGGCTTACCGCCTAAGCAGAAAGAATTTAAGGCGGAGCCGATCACCGACGTCAATCAGGCAATGGTGTATAAACAGATTATCAATCCTATTCTCCAGACGCGTTGCGTTCAATGCCATAATGCCGATAAGTCGAAGGCTGGCCTTCGGCTGGATTCGCCCGAAATGATAAAGAAAGGCTACGAAGATGGTCCTGTTTTCGTAGCGGGTAAAAGTAGCACCAGTGAAATGGTGAAGGTTTGCTTACTGCCCGAGGAAGATGATCACCACATGCCGCCAAAGGGTAAATCGCAGCTTAGTGAAGGGCAGATCGCCTTGTTGACCTGGTGGATCGATCAGGGGGCTTCTTTTGACAAAAAAGTATCGGAATTAGCCGTGAACGACGCCATCAAACCCGTGTTGGCATCGCTGGGTGGTAGCGGTTCGACCAATGCCTCCTCTGGCAGTGGAATTGCTGCGGGTCCTGCGCCCGAATCGCCCGTGCTGACAATGAAAGTTCCGGCGGCTGACCCTAGAGTAATTGAGGAACTTAAGAAAACCGGTTTACTGGTCTTGCCGCTCTCAAAAGAACAGAATCAGCTGGAAGTTAGCGCGGTTAATGCACGAACCTACAATGATGCACAGGCGGCCTTGTTACCCAAACTCAGCAACCAGATTGTTTGGCTGAAGCTGGGTGAGACCGACATATCTGATGCGACATTAGCGCAGCTATCTAAATTGAAAAACCTGCAAAAACTACATCTGGAGCAGACGAAAATAACTGACGCTGGCTTGAAACAACTAAAAGGGCTGGCTAACCTCGAATACCTGAACCTATATGGTACGGCTGTGACCGACGCGGGCCTGGCGGAGCTGACAACCTTGAAAAACCTCAAAACGGTTTACCTCTGGCAAACAAAAGTGACTGCTCAGGGACTGGCTACCCTGAAGCAAGCGATGCCAAAACTAGATGTTGTTGGTGGCATTGATGAGCAGGCCGTTGCCGCATTTGCCAAAGCTAACTCGGCTTCCGAAAAGCCGGAAGAATCCAAGAAGAATTAG
- a CDS encoding NHL repeat-containing protein, giving the protein MASSFSRRSFIRQASLVAAASTSVPTILSAKTNRYSAETTVLGHNGFRYRVVPGWGVLDAGKNPVNDCHEMVQDAKGRIILLTNETKNNILVYDKSGKLLETWGHDYPGGHGLTLGGEGNDQYLLISDTDRHQVIKTDLKGSELMKLDYPKETGVYAYPTQFKPTETAINPANGDIYVVDGYGLNYVMQYDKAGKLIRYWGGKGEANDTFDCCHGIVVDRRTSSPTLLITDRRRNALKRFTLDGKYVSTISLPGSYICRPVIHGENIYGAVFRSTSDNYPDSGYITILDKNDRVISTPGGSEPVYQDGKLGEQRKERGVSAFLHPHDVLVDEDDSIYVAQWSSKKTYPIKLERVS; this is encoded by the coding sequence ATGGCTTCTTCGTTTTCGCGTCGCTCATTTATTCGGCAGGCATCGCTCGTAGCAGCGGCAAGTACCTCCGTACCAACGATTCTTTCGGCAAAAACCAATCGTTATAGCGCCGAAACAACTGTTTTAGGGCATAATGGATTCCGTTATCGGGTAGTGCCAGGCTGGGGCGTATTGGATGCGGGAAAAAATCCCGTTAATGATTGCCACGAGATGGTACAGGACGCTAAGGGGCGAATCATTCTCCTAACCAACGAGACCAAAAATAATATTCTCGTTTATGATAAGTCAGGTAAGTTGCTCGAAACCTGGGGCCACGACTACCCCGGTGGTCATGGCTTAACGCTGGGTGGAGAAGGCAATGACCAATACCTGCTGATCAGCGATACCGACCGGCATCAGGTCATTAAGACGGATCTGAAAGGGAGTGAACTGATGAAGCTAGACTATCCGAAAGAAACGGGCGTTTATGCCTACCCGACGCAGTTTAAGCCGACCGAAACCGCTATAAACCCAGCCAATGGCGATATTTATGTAGTCGATGGGTATGGCCTGAACTACGTAATGCAGTATGACAAAGCCGGTAAACTTATCCGGTATTGGGGTGGTAAGGGCGAAGCGAACGATACGTTTGATTGCTGCCACGGTATTGTCGTTGACCGCCGAACCAGTAGCCCAACGCTGCTCATTACTGATCGCCGACGGAATGCGCTCAAGCGTTTTACACTCGATGGCAAATACGTTTCGACCATATCGCTGCCTGGATCATACATTTGCCGACCGGTTATTCATGGCGAAAATATCTATGGTGCTGTTTTTAGGAGCACATCTGATAATTATCCTGATTCGGGTTATATTACCATTCTGGATAAAAACGACCGGGTAATTTCGACCCCCGGCGGATCGGAGCCAGTCTATCAGGATGGCAAACTTGGTGAACAACGCAAAGAACGTGGCGTTTCGGCGTTTCTGCATCCACATGATGTGCTGGTAGATGAAGATGATAGCATCTATGTGGCGCAATGGAGTTCCAAGAAAACCTATCCTATAAAATTAGAACGGGTTTCCTGA